A genomic region of Ehrlichia japonica contains the following coding sequences:
- the rplE gene encoding 50S ribosomal protein L5: MLKDLYKSHIVPSLKAKLGYSNVMQVPKIVKVCLNIGLGVRGSDSKVMNSCVRDLALIAGQKPVATYAKKSIAGFKIRKGFPIGCKVTLRNNKMYEFLERLIYVVLPREQDFKGLSVNQLDGCGNLSIGIKEHISFLEIDYDKIDKILGLDINIVTNAVNNNDAKLLLMEFGFPFIN, translated from the coding sequence ATGTTAAAAGATTTATATAAGAGTCATATTGTGCCGTCTTTAAAAGCTAAGCTTGGATATAGCAATGTGATGCAAGTTCCTAAAATTGTAAAAGTTTGTTTAAATATAGGGTTAGGTGTAAGGGGTTCTGATAGTAAAGTTATGAATTCTTGTGTGCGTGATCTTGCGTTAATAGCTGGTCAGAAGCCTGTAGCAACTTATGCAAAAAAATCTATTGCTGGATTTAAGATACGTAAAGGGTTTCCTATTGGATGTAAAGTTACTTTAAGGAATAATAAAATGTATGAATTTTTAGAGAGACTTATTTATGTTGTTCTTCCTAGAGAACAGGATTTCAAAGGATTATCTGTTAATCAGCTTGATGGTTGTGGTAACTTATCAATTGGTATAAAGGAGCATATTTCATTTTTAGAAATAGACTATGATAAAATAGATAAGATACTAGGATTAGATATTAACATTGTAACAAATGCAGTTAACAATAATGATGCTAAGTTATTGTTAATGGAATTTGGTTTTCCATTTATTAATTAA
- the rpsN gene encoding 30S ribosomal protein S14, which produces MSRKSVIQRNLKRISVCNRLKSKREELKAIIKDQSLSMNDRFLAQIKLSKLPRDSSYIRIRNRCLITGRPRGCYRKFKVSRIVLRQLGSIGQIPGLTKSSW; this is translated from the coding sequence ATGTCAAGAAAATCTGTTATACAAAGAAATTTAAAGCGTATATCTGTTTGTAATAGATTGAAGAGTAAGAGAGAGGAATTAAAAGCTATAATTAAAGATCAATCTCTCTCTATGAATGATAGGTTTTTAGCTCAGATAAAATTATCTAAGCTTCCTAGAGATTCATCTTATATTAGAATTAGAAATAGGTGTTTAATTACTGGAAGACCTAGAGGATGTTATAGAAAATTTAAAGTTTCTCGTATTGTTTTACGTCAATTAGGTTCAATTGGACAAATACCTGGGTTGACTAAATCTAGTTGGTAA
- the rpsH gene encoding 30S ribosomal protein S8 — MSLSDPIANFLTSIRNGQLSMNKVVVVSYSYVIHAILQILLSEGYIDGFTEKSKSSNIKFFEVKLKYYNGAPVISQIARISKPGKRSYCSAKSMPKFYNGLGLYIVSTSKGIMSDYNARKSGVGGEILCGVF, encoded by the coding sequence GTGTCTTTGTCAGATCCTATTGCTAATTTTTTAACAAGTATACGTAATGGGCAGCTAAGTATGAATAAGGTGGTAGTGGTTTCTTATTCTTATGTTATTCATGCTATATTACAAATTTTACTTTCAGAAGGATATATAGATGGATTTACTGAAAAATCAAAGAGTTCTAATATAAAATTTTTTGAAGTAAAACTAAAATATTATAATGGTGCACCTGTAATTAGTCAGATAGCTAGAATATCAAAGCCAGGTAAAAGGTCCTATTGTTCAGCTAAAAGTATGCCTAAATTTTATAATGGGTTAGGCTTATATATAGTATCGACGTCTAAGGGAATTATGTCAGATTATAATGCTCGTAAGTCTGGTGTTGGTGGAGAAATTTTATGTGGTGTTTTTTAG
- the rplF gene encoding 50S ribosomal protein L6 yields MSRVGSVPIVIPSNVQADLIDNQLTLKNSENSLKLILNHGILCNIADGKIVLRISDKSIKSRVMWGTYRSIINNYAIGLSQGLVVELEVNGVGYKAEVNGEYLSLSLGFSHGVKYKIPKGIVIQCVKPTQILIKGFDKQKVYMVASDICSIRKYNPYKGKGISIKGKYVHRKEVNKKK; encoded by the coding sequence ATGTCAAGAGTTGGCTCTGTGCCTATAGTGATTCCTAGTAATGTTCAGGCAGATTTAATTGATAATCAGCTTACCTTAAAGAATAGTGAAAATTCATTAAAATTGATTTTAAATCATGGTATTCTTTGTAATATTGCTGATGGCAAGATTGTGTTGCGTATTAGTGATAAGTCTATCAAGTCGAGAGTAATGTGGGGAACTTACAGAAGTATAATTAATAATTATGCCATAGGTTTATCTCAAGGATTAGTGGTTGAACTTGAAGTTAATGGTGTTGGTTATAAGGCTGAAGTTAATGGTGAATATTTATCTTTATCATTGGGTTTTAGTCATGGGGTAAAATATAAAATCCCTAAGGGTATTGTTATTCAATGTGTTAAACCTACTCAAATATTGATTAAAGGTTTTGATAAACAAAAAGTATATATGGTAGCATCTGATATATGTTCAATTAGGAAATATAATCCATATAAAGGTAAAGGTATTTCTATTAAAGGTAAATATGTTCATAGAAAAGAAGTTAACAAGAAAAAGTAA
- the rplR gene encoding 50S ribosomal protein L18, with product MVYNCTRFERRKRRVRLKLKKNSSLLRLSIFKSNRHFYVQLIDDKCGKTFASASTLEREVVALTNRKVNSDSVKVVAKLMSDRLHKLDNCKKFVFDRGLYKYTGIVSEFANELRNYGFEF from the coding sequence ATGGTATATAATTGTACTAGATTTGAAAGACGTAAAAGGCGTGTTAGGTTGAAATTAAAAAAGAATTCATCTTTATTAAGGTTATCTATTTTCAAATCGAATAGGCATTTTTATGTTCAATTAATAGATGATAAATGTGGCAAAACGTTTGCTTCAGCATCTACTTTAGAACGTGAAGTTGTTGCTTTAACTAATAGAAAGGTTAATAGTGATTCTGTAAAAGTTGTTGCAAAGTTGATGTCTGATCGATTGCATAAGTTAGATAATTGTAAAAAATTTGTTTTCGATAGAGGTCTTTATAAATATACGGGAATAGTTTCTGAGTTTGCAAATGAATTGCGGAATTATGGTTTTGAGTTTTAA
- the rpsE gene encoding 30S ribosomal protein S5: MDVVKKSRNVHGSNDFSELIVSVRRVAKVVKGGRRFSFSVLVVIGDEKGKVGCGIGKHLEVSEAKIKAVNAAKKNMIRVHLRESRTLHHDIKAKFCSSKVMLRSAKVGTGIIAGGSIRLIFEVLGVQDVVAKSIGSSNSHNVVYAVFAAFRKMLSPKQVANKRSRKIGDIIENR; encoded by the coding sequence ATGGATGTTGTAAAGAAGTCACGAAATGTTCATGGTTCTAATGATTTTTCTGAATTGATAGTTTCTGTGAGGCGAGTTGCAAAAGTTGTAAAAGGTGGCCGTAGATTTTCTTTCTCAGTATTAGTAGTTATAGGGGATGAGAAAGGTAAGGTTGGTTGTGGAATAGGTAAACACCTTGAAGTGTCTGAAGCTAAAATCAAAGCTGTTAATGCTGCTAAGAAAAATATGATCAGAGTGCATTTACGTGAATCTAGGACTTTGCATCATGATATAAAAGCTAAGTTTTGTTCAAGTAAAGTTATGTTAAGGTCAGCTAAGGTGGGTACAGGTATTATAGCTGGTGGTTCTATACGTTTAATTTTTGAAGTTTTAGGGGTACAGGATGTTGTAGCAAAATCTATAGGATCTTCAAATTCACATAACGTTGTATATGCTGTTTTTGCTGCTTTTAGAAAAATGCTATCACCGAAGCAGGTAGCTAATAAAAGGAGTAGGAAGATAGGTGATATTATTGAAAATAGGTAA
- the rplO gene encoding 50S ribosomal protein L15 → MDTVIKLNNIFSGLPKKKKPKVLGRGIGCGKGKTSGRGHKGQKARSGVSINGFEGGQQSIFTRLPKRGFNSLIRDRYSIINLSTIQRLIDSKKIEDVSAITKKILFNLGIISSVQEKIKILGNGKLNTAVAIEYDFISKSARSQVTLLSNVSESK, encoded by the coding sequence ATGGATACAGTTATAAAATTAAATAATATATTTAGCGGATTACCTAAAAAGAAAAAACCTAAGGTGTTAGGTAGAGGTATAGGTTGCGGAAAAGGTAAGACTTCTGGTCGTGGGCATAAAGGGCAGAAGGCAAGATCTGGGGTTTCTATAAACGGGTTTGAAGGTGGTCAACAATCTATATTTACCAGATTGCCTAAAAGAGGATTTAATTCTCTGATTAGAGATAGGTATTCAATAATCAATTTGTCTACAATTCAGAGGTTAATTGATAGTAAAAAAATTGAAGATGTTTCTGCGATTACGAAAAAAATTTTATTTAATCTAGGAATTATTTCTTCTGTTCAAGAAAAAATTAAGATTCTTGGAAATGGTAAATTAAATACTGCAGTGGCAATTGAGTATGATTTTATTTCAAAGTCAGCAAGGTCACAAGTTACTTTATTAAGTAATGTGTCAGAAAGTAAATAA
- the secY gene encoding preprotein translocase subunit SecY: MDLLSWNKDNLLGKLWFTLLCLIIYRLGTYIPIPGINPDVIDAVVAKHSVGVLGIFNVFSGGALGRMTIFALNVMPYIVSSIIVQLLSVTIPKLNDLRQNGELGRIKINSYIRYMTIFFCLIQGFVILLGLEKMNTETSIVVIDPGILFRIVGISSLLGGTMFLLWLGERISKNGIGNGVSMIIFTGIVAELPGSFSSMFLLGKNGNVPIFVILLMLLIFFALLLLIIFIEKSYRKILVQYPKRQVKNKLYGSSSTYIPLKINISGVIPPIFANALLLSPITIANFHQGSAWSDFILMHFSSGKLLYMVCYALLIIFFAFFYTAFVFDSKETSQILKKNGGFIPGKRPGNGTCEYFNYVIKRLTVLGSIYLTIICIIPELIRYNYSVSFTLGGTSFLIIINVIIDTFSQVQTHLYSSRYSTLIKKSELWKIK; encoded by the coding sequence ATGGATTTACTATCTTGGAATAAGGATAATTTATTAGGTAAGCTTTGGTTTACTTTATTGTGTCTTATTATATACCGTTTAGGTACATATATACCAATTCCTGGTATTAATCCAGATGTAATAGATGCAGTAGTTGCAAAACATTCTGTAGGTGTGTTAGGAATTTTTAATGTATTTTCTGGTGGTGCTTTAGGTAGAATGACTATTTTTGCATTAAATGTTATGCCATATATAGTCTCTTCTATAATTGTTCAGCTATTATCAGTAACTATTCCAAAACTAAATGATCTTAGGCAAAATGGTGAATTAGGACGAATTAAAATTAATAGTTATATACGATATATGACTATTTTTTTCTGTTTAATTCAAGGTTTTGTTATTTTGCTTGGATTAGAAAAAATGAATACTGAAACTAGTATTGTAGTCATTGATCCTGGTATATTATTTCGTATAGTAGGTATCAGTAGTCTATTAGGTGGTACAATGTTTTTACTTTGGTTAGGAGAAAGAATTAGTAAAAACGGGATAGGTAATGGTGTATCTATGATTATATTTACAGGTATAGTAGCTGAATTGCCTGGATCTTTTTCTTCTATGTTTTTATTAGGTAAAAATGGTAATGTTCCAATATTTGTGATTTTATTAATGCTTTTAATATTTTTTGCATTATTATTATTAATTATTTTTATTGAGAAATCTTATAGAAAGATATTAGTACAGTATCCTAAGAGACAAGTTAAAAATAAGTTATATGGTAGTAGTTCTACTTATATTCCATTAAAAATTAATATTTCTGGGGTAATTCCACCTATTTTTGCTAATGCTTTATTATTATCTCCGATTACAATAGCAAATTTTCATCAAGGGTCTGCATGGTCTGATTTTATATTGATGCATTTTTCATCTGGTAAGTTGCTGTATATGGTATGTTATGCATTATTAATAATATTTTTTGCATTTTTTTATACGGCTTTTGTTTTTGATTCGAAAGAAACATCACAGATCTTAAAAAAAAATGGAGGTTTTATTCCAGGAAAAAGACCTGGAAATGGTACTTGTGAATACTTTAACTATGTGATAAAAAGATTAACTGTTTTAGGATCAATTTATTTAACAATTATTTGCATAATTCCTGAATTAATAAGGTATAACTATTCTGTTTCTTTTACTTTAGGAGGTACTAGCTTTTTGATAATAATAAACGTAATAATTGACACATTCTCTCAGGTACAGACACATTTATATTCAAGCAGATATAGTACATTAATTAAAAAATCTGAACTATGGAAAATAAAATAA
- a CDS encoding adenylate kinase family protein, whose product MENKINILIFGPPGSGKGTQCRILSESYSTISVISTGDLLRNEVKLDTDDGRRIKQAMESGDLVSDDVVCKMFVKSISKIKNGFLLDGFPRNLEQARFLTGILEEYNSQIDIVIQLQLDLETIKNRLYGRILCKNCGQVSNLNFFDKTINEIFCKFCKSNQLDYRYDDKVEVIIKRVNQYNEEIKQLENYYCGKIVCIDAGRSIEEVTCDIKGKIDPLIIG is encoded by the coding sequence ATGGAAAATAAAATAAATATACTAATTTTTGGTCCTCCTGGGTCTGGTAAAGGTACACAATGCCGTATTTTGTCAGAAAGTTATAGTACTATTTCTGTAATTTCAACAGGAGATTTGTTAAGGAATGAAGTAAAACTTGATACCGATGATGGTAGAAGAATTAAGCAAGCTATGGAATCTGGTGATTTAGTGAGTGATGATGTAGTCTGTAAAATGTTTGTTAAATCTATTAGTAAAATAAAGAATGGGTTTTTGTTAGATGGATTTCCAAGAAATTTAGAGCAAGCAAGGTTTTTAACAGGAATTTTAGAAGAATATAATAGTCAGATTGATATAGTAATACAATTGCAATTAGATCTAGAAACAATAAAGAATAGGTTATATGGCCGTATTTTATGTAAAAATTGTGGACAGGTTTCTAATTTAAATTTTTTTGATAAAACAATAAATGAGATTTTTTGTAAGTTTTGTAAAAGCAATCAACTAGATTATCGTTATGATGATAAAGTAGAAGTTATCATAAAAAGAGTAAATCAATATAATGAAGAGATAAAACAATTAGAGAATTATTATTGTGGTAAGATTGTGTGCATTGATGCAGGTAGGTCAATAGAAGAAGTTACTTGTGATATAAAAGGCAAAATAGACCCTTTAATTATTGGTTGA
- the rpsM gene encoding 30S ribosomal protein S13, whose protein sequence is MARIAGVNIPTNKRIVIALTYIYGIGLSLANRICEGCNIDHNIRVVNLNDDEIIRIRNFIRENYIVEGDLRKEVSMNIKFLTDIGCYRGLRHRRGLPVRGQRTHTNAKTRKGRSRLPVAAKKK, encoded by the coding sequence GTGGCGCGTATAGCTGGAGTAAATATTCCTACAAATAAGCGTATAGTTATTGCTTTAACTTATATATATGGTATTGGTCTTTCTTTAGCTAATAGAATCTGTGAGGGTTGTAATATTGATCATAATATTCGTGTTGTGAATTTAAATGATGATGAGATTATTAGAATTAGGAATTTTATTAGAGAGAATTATATAGTAGAAGGCGATCTAAGAAAAGAAGTTAGTATGAATATTAAGTTTTTAACTGACATAGGATGCTATAGAGGGTTAAGGCATAGGAGAGGGCTGCCTGTTCGTGGTCAAAGGACTCATACTAATGCTAAAACTCGTAAGGGTAGGTCGAGATTACCAGTTGCTGCTAAGAAAAAATAA
- the rpsK gene encoding 30S ribosomal protein S11 yields MSVLYKKKKRNVVVGVVHIHATYNNIIVTVTDQQGHSLICTSAGACGFKGSKKATPYAAQETASHAVRTVVEQNGMKTVSIKVSGPGAGREAAIRAVQACNLNVTSIKDTTKLPHNGCKLPGRRRV; encoded by the coding sequence ATGAGCGTATTGTATAAAAAGAAAAAAAGAAATGTTGTAGTTGGGGTAGTACATATTCATGCTACCTATAATAATATCATTGTGACAGTTACAGATCAGCAAGGACATTCGTTAATATGTACTTCTGCTGGAGCATGTGGCTTTAAAGGTTCTAAGAAAGCAACTCCTTATGCAGCACAAGAAACAGCAAGTCATGCTGTTAGAACAGTTGTTGAACAAAATGGGATGAAAACAGTGTCTATTAAAGTTTCTGGTCCTGGTGCAGGTAGAGAAGCAGCTATAAGAGCTGTACAGGCTTGTAATTTAAATGTTACTTCTATTAAAGATACTACAAAGCTTCCGCATAATGGATGTAAACTTCCAGGAAGACGTAGAGTTTAA
- a CDS encoding DNA-directed RNA polymerase subunit alpha, which produces MAVGNAYSNGVSYISMSDHWSKLTKPSSIKVVPNGTSPNKADLIIEPLESGFALTLGNALRRVMVSSLRGFAVYGVEIENVLHEFTSISGVREDVTDILLNISMMRVKLSGMNSKVLSLKVKGPCEVRSGMIADTDDCMILNKDLLICTLDQGVDFNIKMYVNAGKGYVPAVKRRSISKLGDIPVNFIATNALYSPIKKASFKVESSRIGQFTDYDKLIMSVETDGSILPDEAVALAARILQDQFQPFINFDETDEPHKKVDTKDTLPYDSNLLRKVDELELSVRSYNCLKNDNITYIGDLVQKTESDMLRTPNFGRKSLNEINELLASMNLHLGMKIANWPPESIESLSKQYSEE; this is translated from the coding sequence ATGGCGGTAGGTAATGCGTACTCTAATGGAGTGAGTTATATATCAATGAGTGATCATTGGAGTAAGTTGACTAAGCCTTCTTCTATTAAGGTGGTTCCTAATGGTACTTCTCCGAACAAGGCAGATTTAATTATTGAACCTCTTGAGAGTGGTTTTGCTTTAACTTTAGGTAATGCTTTAAGAAGAGTCATGGTGTCCTCTTTACGTGGCTTTGCTGTTTATGGGGTTGAGATAGAAAATGTTTTGCACGAATTTACTTCGATTTCTGGAGTTAGGGAAGATGTAACAGATATTCTTTTGAATATTAGCATGATGAGAGTAAAACTTTCTGGTATGAATAGTAAGGTTTTATCTCTTAAAGTAAAGGGACCATGTGAGGTAAGGTCTGGGATGATAGCTGATACTGATGATTGTATGATACTGAATAAAGATTTATTAATTTGCACTTTAGATCAGGGTGTAGATTTTAATATAAAGATGTATGTTAATGCTGGAAAAGGTTATGTTCCAGCTGTGAAGCGTAGATCAATTAGTAAGCTTGGTGATATACCAGTAAATTTCATTGCTACTAATGCTCTCTATAGTCCTATAAAAAAGGCATCTTTTAAAGTAGAAAGTAGCCGTATTGGCCAATTTACAGATTATGATAAATTAATTATGTCTGTGGAGACAGATGGATCTATTTTGCCTGATGAAGCAGTGGCATTAGCTGCAAGAATTTTACAAGATCAATTTCAACCGTTTATTAATTTTGATGAAACTGATGAGCCTCATAAGAAAGTTGATACTAAAGATACATTACCTTATGATTCTAATTTATTGCGTAAAGTTGATGAATTAGAACTTTCAGTAAGATCTTATAATTGTTTGAAAAATGATAATATTACTTATATAGGAGATTTGGTTCAAAAAACTGAATCTGATATGTTGAGAACTCCAAATTTTGGTAGAAAGTCGCTTAATGAGATTAATGAGCTTTTAGCAAGTATGAATTTGCATTTAGGAATGAAGATTGCGAATTGGCCTCCTGAATCCATTGAGAGTTTAAGTAAACAATATAGTGAAGAATGA
- the rplQ gene encoding 50S ribosomal protein L17 — protein sequence MRHRVAHRKFSRTSAHRVSMLLNLCISLIKHERISTTLPKAKEIRPYVEKLITIGKVYKEKNLVYGKRLLISKIKNPDAADKLIDVLSVRYRNRNGGYTRIIKNGFRKSDSAPIAIIEFVDRQVATVESNNKSS from the coding sequence ATGAGGCATCGTGTTGCTCATAGAAAGTTTTCTCGTACCAGTGCTCATAGAGTATCTATGCTTTTGAATTTGTGTATATCTTTAATTAAGCATGAAAGGATATCTACTACTTTACCTAAAGCAAAGGAAATACGTCCTTATGTAGAAAAGCTTATTACCATTGGTAAAGTCTATAAAGAAAAAAATTTAGTTTATGGAAAAAGGTTATTAATTTCTAAAATTAAAAATCCTGATGCAGCTGATAAATTAATTGATGTATTGTCAGTACGCTATAGAAATAGAAATGGTGGATATACTAGAATTATAAAAAATGGATTCCGTAAAAGTGATAGTGCACCTATAGCAATTATAGAGTTTGTTGATAGACAGGTAGCAACTGTTGAAAGTAATAATAAGAGTTCTTAA
- the pheT gene encoding phenylalanine--tRNA ligase subunit beta, translated as MRFTLSWLRQYLDTNVSLDLIIKKLSDIGIEVNSVDYCDHLKTFVIAEVLEVIPHHAADKLRVCKVFDGKEIFQVVCGASNVRTGMKSVLAHVGSVMPKNQYVINMVKLRGVESYGMLCSKDELGIIGHNDSSDGIIELPSTYNVGDTFFPCDPVIEVNITPNRGDCLGVYGIARDLAAAGIGELRCVDHQVISNSTDSNTSPIEVCVQVDGIVKGRYIKGIKNRESPKWLKDYLLACGISSVSFVVDITNYIMLSFNRPLHVYDASKITKKLIFKKAENQVEFAALNNKKYILGAENIIAVDLDNNVHGIAGIIGSQLSSCLLDTRDIFLESAWFNPVDIVLSSRKIKLSTDASYRFERFLDPKFLQTGLDLATKMILEYCGGESFDVVSDENYLVNDIELDFPLESVRKVGNVDILVEQISDFLIKLGFIIDNSNGCVWKVTVPSWRSDIKHHSDVIEEVLRLYGYDQIVEEPIPISHVDITDNCYDRLRSVLLAEGLMEVITWSFTNITFAKKLGYDSELLLIDNPISDKLNLMRPSILLNLLQVVSENQAYGNSEIAIFEIGQIYSINNVCSNNSYVVGGVRYGNNFPRNLYKLDRSVDIFDVKSDVISILQELNIESSAVEFKKSDRSYLHPVKSADVYFNNILLGYFGELHPDIMHLYEIKRPIVCFEVFLYKIPQVDLVRKEFVESCYQCVKRDFAFLINKDISVQRLIDVTKNSNSTLIDNVAVFDLYEGNNIGDNKLSVALSVTFKPVDHTLNDQEIKDASDLIINAVAQELGGVLRSF; from the coding sequence ATGAGGTTTACACTTTCATGGTTGAGACAATATCTTGATACAAATGTTTCTTTGGATTTAATAATTAAGAAGCTTAGTGATATTGGTATAGAAGTAAATAGTGTAGATTATTGTGATCATTTAAAAACTTTTGTAATTGCTGAGGTATTAGAAGTAATTCCTCATCACGCAGCTGATAAGTTAAGGGTGTGTAAAGTATTTGATGGAAAGGAAATTTTCCAGGTTGTGTGTGGTGCTTCTAATGTAAGAACTGGTATGAAATCTGTCTTAGCACATGTTGGTAGTGTAATGCCAAAAAATCAATATGTGATTAATATGGTAAAACTGCGAGGTGTTGAAAGTTATGGCATGCTATGTTCTAAGGATGAATTAGGAATTATAGGCCATAATGATTCTAGTGATGGAATAATTGAATTGCCATCCACTTATAATGTAGGAGATACTTTTTTTCCTTGTGATCCAGTAATAGAAGTTAACATTACTCCAAATCGTGGAGATTGTTTAGGAGTATATGGTATAGCTCGTGATTTAGCTGCTGCTGGTATAGGGGAATTGAGGTGTGTAGATCATCAAGTTATTAGTAATTCTACCGATTCTAATACTTCCCCAATTGAGGTTTGTGTACAAGTTGATGGAATAGTCAAGGGAAGATATATTAAAGGAATAAAAAATCGTGAAAGTCCTAAGTGGTTAAAGGATTATTTGTTAGCATGTGGGATAAGTTCAGTTTCATTTGTTGTTGACATAACAAATTATATTATGCTGTCTTTCAATAGGCCACTTCATGTATATGATGCAAGTAAAATAACGAAGAAACTGATTTTTAAAAAAGCTGAAAATCAAGTAGAATTTGCTGCTCTTAATAATAAAAAATACATTTTAGGTGCAGAAAATATTATAGCTGTTGACTTAGATAATAATGTCCATGGTATTGCTGGAATAATAGGTTCTCAATTAAGTAGTTGTTTATTAGATACAAGGGATATTTTTTTAGAATCTGCATGGTTTAATCCTGTAGATATTGTTCTATCTTCAAGAAAAATTAAATTATCTACTGACGCTAGTTATCGTTTTGAAAGATTTCTTGATCCTAAATTTTTGCAAACTGGGCTAGATTTAGCTACAAAAATGATCTTGGAATATTGTGGTGGGGAGTCTTTTGATGTTGTTTCTGATGAAAATTATTTAGTTAATGATATTGAATTAGATTTTCCTCTAGAATCTGTAAGAAAAGTGGGAAATGTTGATATTTTAGTAGAACAAATTTCTGATTTTTTGATTAAGCTTGGCTTTATTATAGATAATAGTAATGGATGTGTTTGGAAAGTGACAGTTCCTTCATGGAGATCTGATATTAAGCATCATTCTGATGTTATAGAAGAAGTTCTTCGGTTATATGGATATGATCAAATAGTTGAAGAACCTATACCTATTTCTCATGTTGATATTACTGATAACTGTTATGATAGATTAAGATCAGTGCTATTGGCTGAAGGGTTGATGGAAGTAATCACTTGGTCATTTACAAATATAACGTTTGCTAAGAAGTTAGGTTATGATTCGGAATTATTGCTAATAGATAATCCCATTAGTGATAAGTTAAATTTAATGCGTCCTAGTATTTTATTGAATTTGCTTCAGGTTGTTTCTGAGAATCAAGCATATGGAAATAGCGAGATAGCTATTTTTGAGATAGGTCAAATTTATAGTATTAATAATGTATGTAGTAATAACAGTTATGTGGTAGGTGGCGTCAGATATGGAAATAATTTCCCACGCAATCTTTATAAACTTGATAGATCTGTTGATATTTTTGATGTCAAATCTGATGTTATTAGTATATTACAGGAATTAAATATTGAGTCTAGTGCTGTAGAATTTAAAAAATCTGACAGATCATATCTCCATCCTGTGAAGTCTGCAGATGTATATTTTAACAATATTTTGTTAGGGTATTTTGGAGAACTACATCCTGATATTATGCATTTATATGAAATAAAACGTCCAATAGTTTGTTTTGAGGTATTTTTGTATAAAATTCCTCAAGTAGATTTAGTACGTAAAGAATTTGTAGAATCATGTTATCAGTGTGTAAAACGTGATTTTGCTTTTTTAATTAATAAAGATATAAGTGTACAACGTTTAATAGATGTTACCAAAAATAGTAATAGTACCTTAATAGATAATGTTGCAGTTTTTGATTTATATGAGGGAAATAATATAGGTGATAATAAATTATCTGTTGCATTATCAGTTACTTTCAAGCCTGTTGATCACACATTAAATGATCAAGAAATAAAAGATGCGTCTGATTTGATAATTAATGCTGTAGCTCAGGAACTTGGTGGGGTATTAAGATCTTTTTAA